The Candidatus Omnitrophota bacterium genome window below encodes:
- a CDS encoding XRE family transcriptional regulator, producing the protein MFIGTRLKEIRESKKISLTALSKTSGVQLATLSRIENMKMVGTLESHMSIATALGVSLGELYSNIRTEDRKVDLQKESKDPGIFVHSDRSSYEILTAQVLNKKMMPVLLKLEPGGKTNVEQSSFGTEKFLYVLDGSLEAKIGGETYSLSKNNSLYFDASLPHSFSNKGKASTRALCMASPVSL; encoded by the coding sequence ATGTTCATCGGCACCAGATTAAAAGAGATCAGAGAATCCAAAAAGATATCCTTGACCGCCCTCTCTAAAACCAGCGGCGTTCAATTGGCAACCCTTAGCCGAATTGAAAATATGAAAATGGTCGGAACGCTTGAGTCTCATATGAGCATTGCCACCGCTTTGGGGGTAAGCTTAGGTGAGCTTTACAGCAACATCAGGACCGAAGACCGCAAGGTTGACCTTCAAAAAGAAAGTAAAGATCCCGGCATCTTTGTTCATAGCGATAGGTCTTCTTACGAGATCCTTACCGCGCAAGTCTTAAATAAGAAAATGATGCCTGTTCTACTTAAGCTGGAGCCGGGCGGAAAGACAAATGTCGAGCAAAGTTCGTTCGGAACAGAAAAGTTTCTCTATGTTTTAGATGGATCTTTGGAAGCCAAGATCGGTGGCGAGACCTACTCTTTAAGCAAAAATAACTCCCTTTACTTTGACGCTTCCCTGCCGCACAGCTTCTCTAATAAGGGAAAGGCTTCAACACGCGCGTTGTGCATGGCGAGCCCTGTATCGCTGTAG
- a CDS encoding septation protein SpoVG family protein, which translates to MTGNNINVRIARMHKVDGNNRVKAFVDMNIADLVVVKGLRVVDGPKGLFVAMPQQKGKDKKWYDTIRCLSRDVRFAISQQILDVYQGKDS; encoded by the coding sequence ATGACCGGAAATAATATTAATGTGCGGATTGCCCGAATGCACAAAGTGGATGGGAATAACAGAGTAAAGGCTTTTGTGGATATGAATATCGCGGATCTGGTTGTCGTGAAGGGATTACGCGTTGTAGACGGGCCCAAAGGGCTTTTTGTTGCCATGCCGCAACAAAAAGGGAAAGACAAGAAATGGTATGACACGATTCGCTGTTTGTCGCGTGATGTTCGTTTCGCGATTTCGCAACAGATATTAGATGTCTACCAAGGTAAGGATAGCTAA
- a CDS encoding HD domain-containing phosphohydrolase: MPVNYKKELESASRSMILIHEPKTLIKLIVRMIVRKVQIKHAAMILFDPQKDAYVLTISKGETGIKIPAGFARFDRNNPLIKLFTQRNVKLPGNRDALLVHDLNTLLWQDSVIKNGNGDAKEFLHTVGQQLQMFNAVACVPAYFQDSLLALLLLGEKTDATGFDQEELGFFSALASDVAMAIKNAQLFDDLKKEAERNRSLFIRTTIALASAIEAKDKYTRGHTERVTKYSLAIARQMAENKSVNFEASFFENLYIAGLLHDIGKIAIPEAILCKTDKLTAEEFEIMKQHPVRGVEILRPITEFEDCIHGVKYHHERYDGKGYPEGLKGEDIPMTAAVIAVADTFDAMTTNRTYRKALTKDEAITEIKKNSGIQFNPKPARAIVELFEKGKI, translated from the coding sequence ATGCCCGTCAATTATAAGAAAGAACTCGAATCCGCCAGCAGGTCAATGATCCTCATCCATGAGCCGAAAACGCTCATCAAGCTCATTGTGCGTATGATCGTGCGCAAAGTGCAAATAAAGCACGCGGCCATGATCCTATTCGATCCGCAAAAAGACGCTTACGTTTTGACCATCTCCAAAGGCGAAACCGGAATAAAGATCCCAGCCGGTTTCGCGCGCTTCGACCGCAATAATCCTCTCATTAAACTTTTTACGCAAAGAAATGTCAAGCTTCCTGGTAACCGTGACGCGCTTTTAGTTCACGATTTAAACACGCTGCTTTGGCAAGACAGTGTTATAAAAAACGGCAATGGCGATGCAAAAGAATTCTTGCACACGGTCGGCCAGCAATTGCAGATGTTTAACGCGGTGGCGTGTGTTCCGGCGTATTTTCAAGATTCGCTTTTAGCTCTTCTTCTTTTAGGCGAGAAAACGGACGCGACGGGCTTTGACCAAGAAGAATTGGGATTTTTCTCAGCGCTGGCGTCTGATGTCGCCATGGCTATTAAAAACGCCCAGCTTTTCGATGATCTTAAAAAAGAAGCCGAGCGTAACCGAAGCCTTTTTATCCGCACCACCATTGCCTTGGCGTCCGCCATTGAAGCCAAAGATAAATACACGCGCGGCCATACCGAGCGGGTTACCAAATATTCTTTGGCGATAGCTCGTCAAATGGCCGAAAATAAAAGCGTTAATTTTGAAGCGTCTTTTTTTGAAAATCTTTATATTGCCGGACTTTTGCATGATATCGGTAAAATAGCTATTCCTGAAGCCATTCTTTGCAAGACCGATAAATTAACGGCGGAAGAATTTGAAATTATGAAACAGCATCCCGTGCGCGGAGTTGAAATTTTGCGCCCTATTACCGAGTTTGAAGATTGTATTCACGGAGTGAAATATCATCACGAACGCTATGACGGGAAAGGTTACCCCGAAGGATTGAAAGGGGAAGATATTCCGATGACGGCGGCTGTTATTGCCGTTGCCGACACCTTTGATGCCATGACGACCAACCGCACTTATCGTAAAGCCCTCACCAAAGACGAAGCCATCACTGAGATCAAGAAAAACTCCGGTATTCAATTTAACCCCAAGCCCGCCCGGGCTATTGTGGAGTTGTTTGAGAAGGGGAAGATTTAG
- a CDS encoding DUF2846 domain-containing protein, whose translation MKKQILILSLLGMVISGCATYATGPLFSQAPASPTDKGTLYVFRSKASVGALIPTVKLNGKPFVNLTAMGYSYAYVTPGVYQLTFEKGSFKYFITEIEIKAGENLYVEYNEPFSMLREIPESKVSEAVKNYKYVDPSNISF comes from the coding sequence ATGAAGAAACAAATCCTGATTTTGAGTCTTCTGGGTATGGTCATTTCAGGCTGTGCGACCTATGCCACTGGCCCTTTATTTAGTCAAGCCCCGGCTTCTCCGACTGATAAGGGAACACTGTATGTTTTTAGATCCAAAGCCTCGGTGGGAGCTCTAATTCCAACAGTAAAGCTTAATGGCAAACCATTTGTTAATCTGACGGCGATGGGTTATTCGTACGCCTATGTAACGCCGGGAGTTTATCAATTAACTTTTGAAAAGGGATCGTTTAAATATTTCATAACGGAGATCGAGATCAAGGCAGGGGAGAACCTTTATGTGGAATACAATGAGCCTTTTTCGATGCTGAGGGAAATCCCTGAATCCAAAGTATCAGAGGCAGTCAAGAATTATAAATACGTTGATCCATCAAATATTAGTTTTTAA
- a CDS encoding LamG-like jellyroll fold domain-containing protein produces the protein MKKVFGFMIAAGVFSFLVLNSAFAQEQEISKIEEKQDAQSQGDAPTQELGSVPDEGSGDSQQAQVEKPPEDDSGDSPISSIMSGGKAFQSVEKLDVDPTTGTATISIPIEVPAGRAGIQPSINLLYNSSSPNGILGMGWILELGNIQRSTKKGPPKYDSADTFILVQAGSAQELVFDASAGFYRSKNEGAFMKIEQISGYWKVTDKKGTKYYFGQTAQARQSDPNNSNRVFKWCLSRVEDLLGNYMDISYFSDENQIYPDEIIYTGNTQGLSPFARVQFHYGDRADEMTSFISRFRVKTRRKLSSVDVFAEENLQRQYQFDYSFDNQLNRSRLNTVTQYASDGATALPQTTFSYSGSSVNLQPHQGLNNYPNIHIYNSSLVVLADMNADGLVDIVESQSGTNLPWYVYFNNGNFNFNTRVAMTNYPSHGLDDPDLRFIDLNADGLKDVIYSSSPYQVWINNGIDGFNAPFSVNYCPDHSISHQNLLQFVDMNADGAADMLKSYGGNNQPYLIYLNTGGGNFTAPINATNPPIRGTDNVDMQLHDVSGDGLLDAVLGWNPYHIWVNNGVNGFFPEVLTSNSPDISITHQNLTRIVDMNADGLADIVRSHSGNNQPYLIYFNNGNADFNAPVAAVNPPIRGTDNSNAKFIDVNGDGLLDVFLGQVSAGVPYQISLNNGEDGFYPPIVLSNYSNTDLDDNANMLVDLNSDGLIDLLRGAAPQQQYIVYPQVAGNLSSRPNVLTGMDNGIGASMSIEYKNLPVRNLDGAGYKAAFSPTLFNTVKSVTTSVLNETYTTQYQFSSGLWNHPNREFRGFGYGKTIDPDGNYSETWILQDDVYKGRPSRQETRDAAGNLFGKTVNTWQSQEIISGVSFIYPQRKDNFIYDGNETGRRTAEEYFYEESPQLGNLTKAISLGEVNLTTGADINDDSRSSEAEFHNNTSGNNWLLGIPKRAVVKDNNNTIIHQSWFYYDNNENFESLPAIGLLTKKTDWAGGNDFDGPTARYSYDAFGNILTTQNPAGNISTVTYDALYHLFPLTSENSLGHQAVSEYYGVNGVALNSGDGFRGLWGQVKSSTDPNNQQGRKTYDVFGRPVATVSPLDQIDFPTSSVEYEFASLYMKITTHARENHGVAGTIDSVQFYDGLGRLIQTKTESAALGQYIVSGQAQYNSRGLPYRKFNSFFSTNSINTIDPIDLSVPSALVSYDAMGRTVQTTNPDGSYATAIYDDWPNSTIDANGHKQTSYMDAYGRLIRKEEYLGADGRSPNYPQAPFTLYATTLYSYDSDGNLIQVEDAQGNVTNISYDTLGRKTQMNDPDMGVWQYQYDISGNLISQTDAKNQEINFSYDPLNRLINKSTPTNLNVDYVYDDPVVNFSKGRLTKAQYETHDDTKFTYDQLGREIQSAKKIDGIDYEVNRNYDAASRLTQIQYPDQGELFYVYNRAGQIKQVRSGASSYSYDTASKLLLHADGSDGSVVFSDETGKSVANTAAYDAYTKLASHFDGFDGAAAYTDPVFGAYTFSGTAQLDTAQSKFGGSSLYLNGNSSRVSLADSENWHFGAGDFTIDCWVRLNTVSGEQTVWAQWSNASTGAEVRYSSAYGDHWNFSAHNSGIPLAILTGTSTPLPGVWYHLAATRSGNNWYLFVNGSLEASAINSTPYPNYSRPFTLGAENWADDHLADNSLNGWIDEFRVSKGKARWTSNFTPPEYPYGRVAVSTAQSKFGDSSAYFDGAGSKISLSDSDDWNFGSGDLTIDLWVRWDKLGSTPFCSQYNPADGPGGNRWVFMYLHDSNELVMYDATGAVNIRAAWTPDVNTWHHIAYSKSSGTSKIFVDGISLELNTSAEGTFSNSTADLLIGADTADTTRHHYGYIDELRISKGVARWTSDFIPPTESYVLENYDGEGEEYISNVDYNAQGQITRIDYGNGDVTTYDYDPLTVRLGHLVTRTSGDQVIQDLQYSYDSSGNIIAIVDNIYSDSQTFQYDALNRLISAQGSYGVKTYQYDAIGNIIQKDNLTYTYGENGAKPHAVTSLSDGTHFSYDENGNTIQKTETGNRITDYLYDAENRLKEVKVNSTIKARFEYDGDGGRTKKIIYEPSVHEILEAGIENANIPANDELSDDEPAMPIFPRARYIRNLSPSELNPQVEVQTVTTKFVGSLYEKRGNQATRHIFLGDMRVASITGGNIYYYHGDHLGSTNVVTDSAGVLKELIEYEPYGQFSRHERLGTSDEEQAQFYFTGKQLDDETGLYYYGARYYDPKLGRFITADTIVQDPVGNPQTLNRYSYVSNNPVNRTDPDGHSWKSFWKKWGDFVSPLGRAVVTGDWANFGYQMLNVVAIASGNPWFVAAGILGFASRATSHIGDNASSEVSRVLGYAGTAAAAIGAGIEIGKGIKAWTSEKGNFYDIQKGPDNGFAGTKISEADIVAKYGQNGVKPFTNGVGMSLDDSIQMAGRRGADVLFYNPSHGAVADFTESFLQTVTGTGSLDRQLGHLATQLRVDLVGYSQGSIISSNAMIYAGLHGGAVQGSSLTTIGSAVGSFRAHASAWMAGVTRVYGETHVFDPIKLTSSEISPFGYVNGFLGAITGGGQHVNY, from the coding sequence ATGAAAAAGGTTTTTGGTTTTATGATTGCGGCTGGCGTATTCAGCTTTCTTGTTTTAAATTCCGCATTTGCTCAGGAGCAGGAGATCAGTAAAATCGAAGAAAAACAAGACGCGCAATCGCAAGGGGATGCGCCGACGCAAGAATTGGGATCTGTTCCCGACGAAGGAAGCGGGGATTCGCAACAAGCGCAAGTGGAAAAACCGCCGGAAGACGACTCGGGCGATTCTCCCATTTCTTCAATTATGTCCGGCGGAAAAGCATTTCAGTCGGTTGAAAAACTGGATGTTGATCCAACGACTGGAACGGCGACGATTAGCATTCCCATTGAAGTTCCGGCCGGCCGTGCCGGAATTCAACCAAGCATCAATCTTCTCTATAATTCTAGCTCGCCCAATGGAATTCTAGGTATGGGATGGATCTTGGAATTAGGAAATATCCAGCGCTCAACCAAAAAAGGCCCACCGAAATATGATTCTGCGGATACTTTTATTTTAGTTCAGGCTGGATCAGCTCAAGAGTTGGTTTTTGACGCGTCAGCCGGATTTTACCGCTCGAAAAATGAAGGCGCTTTTATGAAGATAGAGCAAATCTCCGGATATTGGAAGGTCACCGACAAAAAGGGGACCAAGTATTATTTCGGGCAAACGGCGCAAGCTCGCCAAAGTGATCCCAACAACAGCAATCGTGTTTTTAAATGGTGTTTAAGCCGGGTGGAAGATCTGCTCGGAAATTACATGGATATCAGTTACTTCAGCGATGAAAACCAAATTTATCCCGACGAAATCATTTATACCGGAAATACCCAAGGGCTGTCGCCGTTTGCCCGGGTTCAATTCCATTATGGAGATCGCGCGGATGAAATGACTTCATTTATTTCGCGCTTTCGTGTTAAGACTCGCCGGAAATTATCTTCCGTTGATGTTTTTGCCGAAGAAAATCTTCAACGCCAATATCAATTTGATTATTCCTTTGATAATCAGCTTAACCGTTCGCGGCTTAATACTGTTACGCAATACGCCAGCGACGGTGCAACCGCTTTACCGCAGACAACATTTTCTTATAGCGGAAGCTCGGTCAATCTTCAACCACATCAGGGCCTTAATAATTATCCTAACATCCATATTTATAACAGTAGCTTAGTTGTTTTAGCTGATATGAATGCTGATGGATTGGTCGATATTGTCGAGAGTCAATCGGGGACAAATCTTCCTTGGTATGTTTACTTTAACAACGGGAATTTTAATTTCAATACCCGCGTGGCCATGACAAATTATCCCTCGCATGGACTTGATGATCCTGATCTGCGTTTTATCGATCTTAACGCCGACGGATTAAAAGATGTTATTTACAGCAGTTCTCCATACCAGGTTTGGATCAATAACGGTATAGACGGATTTAACGCGCCTTTTTCCGTTAATTATTGCCCCGACCATTCCATCAGCCACCAAAACTTATTACAATTTGTCGATATGAACGCCGATGGAGCGGCAGATATGCTCAAGAGCTACGGCGGGAATAATCAACCGTACCTTATTTATTTAAACACCGGTGGTGGAAATTTTACGGCTCCAATTAACGCAACAAATCCACCTATTCGCGGCACGGATAATGTGGATATGCAACTCCATGATGTAAGCGGCGACGGACTTTTAGACGCCGTTTTAGGGTGGAATCCATATCATATTTGGGTCAATAACGGCGTGAACGGGTTTTTCCCGGAAGTTTTGACCAGTAACAGCCCGGATATTTCTATTACGCATCAAAATTTAACGCGTATTGTTGATATGAATGCCGACGGCCTGGCGGATATTGTTCGAAGTCATTCCGGAAATAATCAACCGTATTTAATTTATTTCAATAATGGAAATGCTGACTTTAACGCGCCCGTTGCGGCGGTTAATCCGCCTATTCGCGGAACGGATAATTCCAACGCGAAATTTATCGATGTTAACGGCGACGGGCTTCTAGATGTATTTTTAGGGCAAGTGTCGGCGGGTGTTCCGTATCAAATTTCGCTTAATAACGGAGAAGACGGTTTTTATCCGCCGATCGTTTTAAGCAACTATTCAAACACTGACTTAGACGATAACGCGAATATGTTAGTGGATCTTAACAGTGATGGTTTGATCGATTTATTGCGCGGAGCTGCTCCGCAACAGCAATACATAGTTTATCCGCAGGTGGCGGGAAATTTATCGTCGCGGCCCAATGTTTTAACGGGAATGGATAACGGCATTGGTGCTTCAATGAGCATTGAATACAAAAATCTTCCCGTGAGAAATTTAGACGGAGCGGGGTATAAGGCTGCATTTAGTCCGACGCTATTTAATACGGTCAAATCTGTCACGACGTCTGTATTGAATGAAACGTATACGACGCAGTATCAATTTTCTTCCGGGTTATGGAATCATCCCAATCGAGAATTCCGCGGTTTTGGTTATGGAAAAACGATCGATCCCGATGGAAATTACAGCGAAACTTGGATTTTACAGGATGATGTTTATAAAGGAAGGCCTAGCCGGCAAGAAACGCGTGACGCGGCGGGAAATCTATTCGGAAAAACGGTCAATACCTGGCAATCGCAGGAAATTATTTCGGGAGTTAGCTTTATTTATCCTCAACGCAAAGATAATTTTATTTATGATGGCAATGAAACCGGACGGCGCACGGCGGAAGAATATTTTTATGAAGAATCGCCGCAATTAGGAAATTTAACAAAAGCAATAAGTCTTGGCGAAGTAAATTTAACAACAGGCGCTGATATTAATGATGATAGCCGCAGCAGTGAAGCAGAATTCCATAATAATACATCCGGAAATAATTGGCTTTTAGGAATCCCGAAAAGAGCAGTTGTTAAAGATAATAACAATACAATTATTCATCAGTCATGGTTTTATTATGATAACAATGAAAATTTTGAGTCGCTTCCCGCAATCGGGCTTTTAACGAAAAAAACGGATTGGGCGGGCGGCAACGATTTTGATGGCCCGACCGCCCGCTATTCCTACGACGCTTTCGGAAATATTTTAACCACTCAAAATCCAGCCGGAAATATTTCCACCGTTACGTACGACGCGCTTTATCATTTATTTCCTCTGACAAGCGAAAATTCCTTAGGCCATCAAGCTGTTAGCGAATATTATGGCGTTAATGGCGTCGCCTTGAATAGCGGCGACGGTTTCCGTGGGCTTTGGGGACAAGTAAAAAGTTCAACCGATCCCAATAATCAGCAAGGGCGAAAAACATATGATGTCTTCGGACGTCCTGTGGCCACGGTTTCGCCCTTGGATCAGATTGATTTTCCCACGTCCAGCGTGGAGTATGAATTCGCAAGTTTGTATATGAAAATAACCACTCACGCGCGCGAAAATCACGGGGTGGCCGGCACAATTGACTCCGTTCAATTTTACGATGGGCTCGGACGCCTTATTCAAACCAAAACAGAATCAGCAGCGCTGGGGCAATATATTGTTTCGGGGCAAGCGCAATATAATTCACGCGGTTTGCCGTATCGTAAGTTCAATTCGTTTTTTTCAACAAATTCAATAAATACAATAGACCCGATCGACTTAAGTGTTCCGTCCGCATTGGTCTCTTATGACGCGATGGGCCGAACGGTTCAAACCACCAATCCCGACGGCAGTTACGCGACCGCCATTTATGATGATTGGCCCAATTCCACCATCGACGCCAATGGGCATAAACAAACATCGTATATGGATGCCTACGGACGGCTCATCAGAAAAGAAGAATATTTAGGCGCTGACGGACGAAGTCCGAATTATCCGCAAGCGCCCTTTACGCTTTACGCGACGACCTTATATTCGTATGACAGCGACGGAAATTTAATTCAGGTGGAAGACGCGCAAGGGAATGTCACAAATATTTCCTACGACACGTTGGGGCGAAAAACGCAAATGAATGATCCCGATATGGGCGTCTGGCAGTATCAATATGATATTTCTGGAAATCTAATTTCCCAAACTGATGCAAAAAATCAGGAAATCAACTTTTCTTATGATCCCTTAAACCGCTTGATCAACAAATCGACACCGACAAATCTAAATGTTGATTATGTTTATGATGATCCGGTCGTCAATTTTTCCAAAGGCCGGCTTACAAAAGCGCAATACGAAACTCACGACGATACTAAATTCACCTATGATCAATTGGGCCGCGAAATTCAATCGGCTAAGAAAATCGACGGTATTGATTATGAGGTTAACCGAAATTATGACGCCGCCAGCAGGCTTACACAAATTCAATATCCCGACCAAGGCGAACTTTTTTATGTTTACAATCGCGCGGGACAGATCAAGCAGGTGAGAAGCGGAGCGTCTAGCTATAGTTACGATACGGCGTCTAAACTTCTTTTGCATGCCGACGGCAGCGATGGGTCTGTGGTTTTCAGCGATGAGACGGGAAAGAGCGTAGCTAATACTGCTGCTTATGATGCGTATACAAAACTCGCCAGCCACTTTGATGGATTTGACGGAGCTGCTGCTTATACAGATCCTGTTTTTGGAGCGTATACTTTTTCAGGAACAGCCCAGCTTGATACGGCTCAAAGTAAGTTTGGCGGTTCCAGCCTTTATCTTAACGGCAACAGTTCTCGCGTTTCATTAGCGGATAGTGAGAATTGGCATTTTGGCGCGGGGGATTTCACTATCGACTGCTGGGTGAGATTAAATACTGTTTCCGGAGAACAAACAGTTTGGGCGCAGTGGAGCAACGCGTCAACAGGCGCGGAGGTAAGATATTCCAGCGCTTATGGCGATCATTGGAATTTTTCCGCTCACAACAGCGGAATACCTTTAGCCATCCTTACCGGAACATCCACGCCTTTACCGGGAGTTTGGTATCATTTGGCTGCAACACGCTCCGGTAACAACTGGTATTTATTTGTCAACGGATCTTTGGAAGCATCGGCTATAAATAGCACGCCTTATCCTAATTATTCGCGTCCGTTTACGTTGGGAGCTGAAAATTGGGCGGATGACCATCTTGCAGATAATTCTCTGAATGGCTGGATCGATGAATTTCGAGTTTCTAAAGGAAAAGCCAGGTGGACGTCTAACTTTACGCCGCCCGAATATCCTTATGGCCGGGTAGCTGTGTCCACGGCTCAAAGTAAGTTTGGTGATTCCAGCGCTTATTTTGACGGGGCAGGTTCTAAGATTTCTTTATCTGATAGTGATGATTGGAACTTTGGAAGCGGTGATCTGACCATAGATCTATGGGTGAGATGGGATAAGCTTGGCTCAACTCCTTTTTGTTCTCAATACAACCCTGCTGATGGTCCGGGAGGCAATAGATGGGTATTTATGTATTTGCATGATTCCAATGAATTGGTCATGTACGATGCGACCGGAGCGGTTAATATCAGGGCGGCATGGACACCAGATGTTAATACTTGGCATCATATCGCATATTCCAAATCGTCCGGAACATCGAAAATATTTGTTGATGGAATTTCCCTGGAGCTAAATACATCCGCCGAAGGAACTTTTTCAAATTCTACCGCCGATCTATTGATCGGGGCAGACACCGCGGATACAACCAGACATCACTATGGCTATATTGATGAGCTAAGAATTTCCAAAGGCGTCGCCCGGTGGACTTCTGATTTTATCCCGCCAACGGAAAGTTATGTCCTGGAAAACTACGATGGGGAAGGCGAAGAATATATTTCCAACGTTGATTACAATGCGCAAGGGCAAATAACGCGCATTGATTATGGCAATGGTGATGTGACAACTTATGATTATGATCCACTAACAGTGAGATTGGGGCATTTGGTGACCAGGACATCAGGAGATCAGGTTATCCAAGACCTGCAATATTCTTATGATAGTTCTGGAAATATTATCGCAATCGTAGATAATATTTACAGTGATTCACAAACATTTCAGTATGATGCCTTAAATCGTTTAATTTCTGCCCAAGGAAGTTACGGCGTGAAAACCTACCAATACGACGCGATAGGCAATATCATTCAAAAAGACAACCTCACTTATACATACGGAGAAAATGGCGCCAAACCGCACGCGGTCACATCCCTTTCCGATGGCACGCATTTTTCTTATGATGAAAACGGCAATACGATCCAAAAAACAGAAACAGGAAATCGCATCACCGATTATCTATACGATGCCGAAAATCGGCTCAAGGAGGTGAAAGTTAATTCAACCATAAAAGCGCGATTTGAGTATGATGGGGATGGCGGGCGGACTAAGAAGATCATTTATGAACCGTCTGTCCATGAAATTCTGGAAGCGGGAATTGAAAACGCCAATATCCCGGCTAATGATGAATTAAGTGATGATGAACCTGCAATGCCTATTTTCCCGAGGGCCAGGTATATTCGTAATCTCTCACCCAGTGAATTAAATCCGCAGGTAGAAGTTCAGACGGTAACAACTAAGTTTGTCGGCTCGCTTTATGAAAAGCGGGGAAATCAGGCGACGCGCCACATTTTCTTAGGCGATATGCGCGTCGCCTCCATCACGGGTGGTAATATTTACTATTACCATGGTGATCATTTAGGCTCGACGAACGTTGTCACCGATTCGGCGGGAGTACTGAAAGAGTTGATAGAATATGAACCTTATGGCCAGTTTTCGAGACACGAGCGACTAGGCACAAGCGACGAGGAACAGGCGCAATTCTACTTTACCGGAAAACAACTCGATGATGAAACCGGCCTCTATTACTACGGCGCGCGTTATTATGACCCGAAGCTGGGAAGATTCATAACGGCAGATACGATTGTGCAAGATCCGGTTGGGAATCCCCAGACGCTTAATCGTTATTCTTATGTTTCCAATAACCCAGTTAATAGAACTGATCCCGATGGACACAGTTGGAAAAGTTTTTGGAAGAAATGGGGAGATTTTGTAAGCCCCTTGGGGAGGGCGGTTGTCACTGGAGATTGGGCAAATTTTGGATATCAGATGCTTAATGTCGTAGCTATTGCATCAGGTAACCCATGGTTTGTGGCAGCGGGAATTTTAGGATTTGCTTCGCGGGCAACCTCTCACATTGGAGACAACGCTTCTTCTGAAGTTAGCAGAGTGCTTGGATATGCAGGTACAGCAGCTGCGGCAATAGGAGCGGGGATTGAAATTGGGAAAGGAATAAAAGCTTGGACGTCTGAAAAGGGTAACTTTTATGATATCCAGAAAGGACCGGATAATGGTTTTGCCGGAACAAAAATATCAGAAGCTGATATCGTTGCTAAGTATGGTCAAAATGGAGTGAAGCCCTTTACTAATGGTGTTGGCATGAGCTTGGATGATTCAATCCAGATGGCTGGAAGGCGTGGCGCAGATGTTTTATTTTACAATCCATCCCATGGAGCTGTGGCAGATTTTACAGAATCTTTTCTTCAGACAGTTACTGGTACTGGTTCTTTGGACAGGCAACTAGGTCATCTTGCTACACAACTGCGGGTAGATTTAGTTGGTTATAGCCAAGGGTCAATTATTTCATCTAATGCAATGATTTATGCCGGATTGCATGGGGGTGCGGTGCAAGGATCGTCACTCACCACCATTGGTTCCGCAGTAGGTTCGTTTAGAGCACATGCTTCTGCATGGATGGCAGGCGTGACGCGGGTGTATGGTGAAACGCATGTGTTTGACCCAATAAAGCTGACTTCCTCTGAAATAAGTCCTTTTGGTTATGTTAACGGATTTCTTGGGGCGATAACTGGAGGGGGGCAGCATGTCAACTATTAA
- a CDS encoding four helix bundle protein, whose translation MIKLTVLSSSQGQSFSDRGPEKKFDLEDRTLQFSKDCADLCQAFIKDIIRAEFVTQLIRSSSLVGASYREASEAVSRKEFFHRIGIARRESKESGYWLRLLRHSNREQGNQIDRLIDESDQLLRIFSSISKGDH comes from the coding sequence ATGATTAAGTTAACGGTTTTATCGTCGAGCCAGGGGCAATCGTTTTCTGATCGGGGCCCGGAAAAAAAATTTGATCTTGAAGATCGGACGCTCCAATTTTCCAAAGATTGTGCCGATCTGTGTCAGGCATTTATTAAAGATATTATTCGCGCGGAATTTGTTACGCAGCTTATTCGTTCATCAAGCTTAGTGGGCGCAAGTTATCGCGAAGCCAGCGAAGCGGTATCCCGAAAAGAATTTTTCCATCGTATTGGAATAGCGCGCCGAGAATCGAAAGAAAGCGGATATTGGTTAAGGCTTTTACGGCATTCTAACCGGGAACAGGGAAATCAGATTGACCGACTTATTGATGAGTCGGATCAATTATTGAGGATCTTTTCATCTATTTCAAAAGGGGATCATTGA
- a CDS encoding response regulator: MSKLKVLICDDEESIRESLKLILSDHYDLIATESGEQCLECLKNSKDIGIVLIDIKMPKVNGLETLRQIKEARPDVKVVMVTGYKSVETAQEAIRLGADGYIVKPFKSEEILETIRKQS; encoded by the coding sequence ATGTCTAAGCTGAAAGTACTAATTTGCGACGACGAAGAAAGCATTAGAGAATCCTTAAAGCTTATCTTAAGCGACCACTACGACCTGATCGCCACAGAAAGCGGAGAGCAATGCTTGGAATGCTTAAAGAATTCCAAGGACATCGGAATTGTTTTGATCGACATTAAAATGCCCAAAGTCAATGGCCTGGAAACTTTAAGGCAGATCAAAGAGGCAAGGCCGGACGTTAAGGTCGTCATGGTTACGGGATACAAGAGTGTGGAAACCGCTCAAGAAGCTATTCGTTTAGGAGCTGATGGATACATCGTCAAGCCGTTTAAGTCGGAAGAAATCTTAGAAACAATTCGAAAGCAGTCTTAA